Proteins co-encoded in one Salvia splendens isolate huo1 chromosome 4, SspV2, whole genome shotgun sequence genomic window:
- the LOC121797740 gene encoding exportin-T-like isoform X2, which yields MDDLEKAILISFDESGTINSVLKEQAAAFIQQVKDRPSICSICIEKFCVSNLVEVKFWCLQCLHEILRVRYPSMSLEEKDLIRKSVFSMACGEPVHANDTNAARIFESPSFVKNKLSQVFVTLISYEYPEIWQSVFVDFLHKLSKGAAVIDMFCRVLNVMDDELISLDYPRSGDDVAKAGRIKDAMRVQCVPQMVIAWYDIVSMYKNSEPDLCSSVLNSMSKYVSWIDIGLIANDAFTRLLFELMLVDGLADQLRAAASGAVLAVVSKRMEYKSKLALLQGLQISRVFRLVTDDSGSELASGVASLLTGYAVEVLECSKHLKPEDGKEVAVELLNEVLPSVFNIIQNGEVDSSFSIVHFLSVYVGTMKNSTLTDRQLLHLSQILEEIRMQIQFDPMYRNNLDILDKIGQQEADRMAEFRKDLFVLFRNVGRVASDLTQVFIKNSLGNSMSSTEDRNVEEVEASLSLLYALGESLNDDAMRVGNGLLGELIPMLLSTRFPCHSNRLVAHVYLDIITRYVKFVSENTQYIPIALRAFLDERGIHHPNVNVSRRASYLFMRVVKLLKAKLVPYIETILQSLQDTVAQFTRMGRVSNDVSVSEDGSHIFEAIGLLIGMEDVPLEKQSDYLSSLLTPLCQQVEVALLNAKPQHPEESLLQIENMQQTVMAINALSKGFSQRLVTTTRPGIGLMFKKTLDILLQILVVFPKVEPLRSKVTSFIHRMVDILGPSIFPYLPNALGQLLIESEPKELVGFLVLLNQLICKFATEAHDILEAVYPVIASRVFSILPRNDIQSGPGSCGEEIRELQELQKTFFIFLNVIATHELSSVFLSPKCAPHLELMMHLLLHNSCNHKDINIRKACVQVFIRLIKDWCSGPYGKESVPGFQKFIIETFAVNCCLYSVLDKSFEFRDANTVLLFGEIVTAQKVMYEKFGNDFLLQFVSKCFPSIHCPQDLAEQYCQTLQHLIRSKSADGSYAS from the exons ATGGATGATCTGGAAAAGGCCATTCTGATAAGCTTTGATGAATCCGGTACGATTAATTCGGTGCTAAAAGAACAAGCAGCTGCCTTTATTCAGCAAGTTAAGGATAGGCCGTCAATTTGTAGCATTTGTATAGAAAAGTTTTGTGTTTCGAACCTAGTGGAGGTTAAGTTTTGGTGTTTGCAGTGCCTCCATGAGATTCTTCGAGTTAGGTACCCTTCAATGTCATTGGAGGAGAAGGATTTGATTCGGAAATCCGTGTTTTCGATGGCGTGTGGAGAACCTGTCCATGCCAATGACACTAATGCGGCGAGGATTTTCGAGAGCCCTTCGTTTGTAAAGAATAAGCTTTCTCAGGTTTTTGTGACATTGATTAGTTATGAGTATCCGGAAATCTGGCAATCTGTTTTTGTTGATTTCTTGCATAAACTGAGTAAAGGAGCTGCTGTGATTGATATGTTTTGTCGAGTTTTGAATGTGATGGATGATGAGTTAATTAGCTTGGATTATCCGCGCAGTGGGGATGATGTGGCTAAGGCGGGAAGGATTAAGGATGCAATGAGGGTGCAGTGCGTGCCTCAGATGGTTATAGCGTGGTATGACATTGTTTCGATGTATAAGAATTCAGAGCCTGACCTATGTTCTAGTGTTTTGAATTCTATGAGCAAGTACGTTTCGTGGATTGACATAGGGTTGATAGCTAATGATGCATTTACTCGGTTGCTGTTTGAACTTATGTTGGTGGATGGGTTAGCAGATCAGCTCCGAGCTGCTGCGTCTGGTGCTGTTCTTGCGGTGGTATCAAAAAGGATGGAGTATAAATCAAAGCTTGCTCTTTTGCAAGGCCTTCAGATATCTAGGGTATTTAGGTTGGTTACGGATGATAGTGGCTCGGAGTTGGCTTCTGGTGTGGCTTCTTTGCTCACAGGGTATGCAGTTGAAGTTTTGGAATGTTCTAAGCATTTGAAACCAGAGGATGGTAAAGAAGTTGCTGTAGAACTTCTGAATGAGGTTTTGCCATCAGTTTTCAATATTATCCAGAATGGCGAAGTCGATTCATCATTTAGCATTGTGCACTTTCTCTCAGTTTATGTTGGTACAATGAAGAACTCCACATTGACAGACCGACAGCTGCTTCATTTAAGCCAAATACTGGAAGAGATTCGAATGCAGATTCAATTTGATCCCATGTATCGAAATAATCTGGACATACTGGACAAGATTGGACAGCAAGAAGCAGATAGGATGGCGGAGTTTCGGAAGGATTTGTTTGTATTGTTCCGAAATGTTGGCCGTGTTGCATCGGATCTTACTCAGGTGTTCATAAAAAACTCACTGGGTAATTCTATGTCATCCACAGAAGATAGAAATGTTGAAGAAGTTGAGGCTTCTCTTTCCTTATTATATGCGCTCGGCGAATCATTAAATGATGATGCTATGAGGGTGGGTAATGGTCTACTTGGTGAATTGATACCAATGCTGTTATCAACGCGATTTCCTTGCCACTCCAATAGGCTCGTTGCGCATGTGTATTTGGATATAATAACAAGATACGTGAAGTTTGTATCAGAGAATACACAATATATTCCAATTGCACTGCGTGCCTTTCTTGATGAGAGAGGTATACACCATCCAAATGTGAATGTCAGCAGAAGGGCGAGTTATCTCTTCATGAGGGTTGTGAAATTGCTAAAAGCAAAGCTTGTGCCTTACATTGAGACGATCTTGCAG AGCCTACAGGATACAGTTGCCCAATTCACAAGAATGGGCAGGGTCTCAAACGATGTTTCAGTATCTGAAGATGGAAGTCACATTTTTGAG GCAATTGGCTTGTTAATTGGGATGGAAGATGTACCCCTTGAGAAACAGTCTGATTATCTCTCGTCATTGCTGACTCCTCTTTGCCAGCAG GTTGAGGTGGCCCTCTTAAATGCTAAGCCTCAGCATCCTGAAGAGTCTCTTCTGCAGATTGAAAATATGCAGCAAACAGTTATGGCTATTAATGCCCTTAGCAAG GGCTTCAGTCAGCGTCTGGTAACTACCACCCGCCCTGGAATTGGTCTCATGTTCAAAAAG ACTTTGGATATCCTCCTGCAAATTCTTGTTGTCTTCCCGAAGGTAGAGCCCCTGCGAAGTAAG GTTACATCTTTCATTCATCGTATGGTCGACATTCTAGGACCTTCTATATTTCCTTATCTTCCAAATGCACTGGGCCAGTTGCTAATAGAAAGTGAG CCCAAGGAACTGGTGGGTTTTCTTGTACTTCTGAATCAGCTCATCTGCAAATTTGCTACCGAAGCCCATGACATCTTGGAAGCTGTGTACCCTGTTATTGCTAGTAGGGTATTCAGTATTCTCCCAAGGAATGATATTCAGTCAGGGCCAGGCAGCTGCGGTGAG GAAATTCGCGAATTGCAAGAGCTTCAAAAAACATTctttatatttctaaatgtaaTTGCTACACACGAGCTTTCGTCAGTCTTCTTGTCCCCTAAATGTGCTCCGCACCTTGAGTTGATGATGCATTTGCTGTTACATAATTCTTGCAATCATAAGGATATCAATATTAGAAAG GCATGTGTTCAAGTATTCATTAGGCTAATCAAGGATTGGTGCTCTGGTCCTTATGGCAAAGAATCG GTGCCTGGTTTTCAGAAGTTCATAATCGAGACATTTGCAGTCAATTGTTGCCTGTACAGTGTGCTTGATAAATCCTTTGAGTTTCGTGATGCAAATACT GTCCTCTTATTTGGTGAAATAGTAACTGCCCAAAAGGTCATGTATGAGAAATTTGGCAATgattttcttcttcaattcgtaTCAAAGTgttttccaagtatacattgcCCCCAAGACTTGGCCGAACAGTATTGTCAAACGCTGCAG CACCTGATTAGGTCAAAATCCGCTGATGGCTCCTATGCTTCCTAA
- the LOC121797740 gene encoding exportin-T-like isoform X3 produces the protein MDDLEKAILISFDESGTINSVLKEQAAAFIQQVKDRPSICSICIEKFCVSNLVEVKFWCLQCLHEILRVRYPSMSLEEKDLIRKSVFSMACGEPVHANDTNAARIFESPSFVKNKLSQVFVTLISYEYPEIWQSVFVDFLHKLSKGAAVIDMFCRVLNVMDDELISLDYPRSGDDVAKAGRIKDAMRVQCVPQMVIAWYDIVSMYKNSEPDLCSSVLNSMSKYVSWIDIGLIANDAFTRLLFELMLVDGLADQLRAAASGAVLAVVSKRMEYKSKLALLQGLQISRVFRLVTDDSGSELASGVASLLTGYAVEVLECSKHLKPEDGKEVAVELLNEVLPSVFNIIQNGEVDSSFSIVHFLSVYVGTMKNSTLTDRQLLHLSQILEEIRMQIQFDPMYRNNLDILDKIGQQEADRMAEFRKDLFVLFRNVGRVASDLTQVFIKNSLGNSMSSTEDRNVEEVEASLSLLYALGESLNDDAMRVGNGLLGELIPMLLSTRFPCHSNRLVAHVYLDIITRYVKFVSENTQYIPIALRAFLDERGIHHPNVNVSRRASYLFMRVVKLLKAKLVPYIETILQSLQDTVAQFTRMGRVSNDVSVSEDGSHIFEAIGLLIGMEDVPLEKQSDYLSSLLTPLCQQVEVALLNAKPQHPEESLLQIENMQQTVMAINALSKGFSQRLVTTTRPGIGLMFKKTLDILLQILVVFPKVEPLRSKVTSFIHRMVDILGPSIFPYLPNALGQLLIESEPKELVGFLVLLNQLICKFATEAHDILEAVYPVIASRVFSILPRNDIQSGPGSCGEEIRELQELQKTFFIFLNVIATHELSSVFLSPKCAPHLELMMHLLLHNSCNHKDINIRKACVQVFIRLIKDWCSGPYGKESVPGFQKFIIETFAVNCCLYSVLDKSFEFRDANTVLLFGEIVTAQKVMYEKFGNDFLLQFVSKCFPSIHCPQDLAEQYCQTLQAAQLFGPLLCCVRY, from the exons ATGGATGATCTGGAAAAGGCCATTCTGATAAGCTTTGATGAATCCGGTACGATTAATTCGGTGCTAAAAGAACAAGCAGCTGCCTTTATTCAGCAAGTTAAGGATAGGCCGTCAATTTGTAGCATTTGTATAGAAAAGTTTTGTGTTTCGAACCTAGTGGAGGTTAAGTTTTGGTGTTTGCAGTGCCTCCATGAGATTCTTCGAGTTAGGTACCCTTCAATGTCATTGGAGGAGAAGGATTTGATTCGGAAATCCGTGTTTTCGATGGCGTGTGGAGAACCTGTCCATGCCAATGACACTAATGCGGCGAGGATTTTCGAGAGCCCTTCGTTTGTAAAGAATAAGCTTTCTCAGGTTTTTGTGACATTGATTAGTTATGAGTATCCGGAAATCTGGCAATCTGTTTTTGTTGATTTCTTGCATAAACTGAGTAAAGGAGCTGCTGTGATTGATATGTTTTGTCGAGTTTTGAATGTGATGGATGATGAGTTAATTAGCTTGGATTATCCGCGCAGTGGGGATGATGTGGCTAAGGCGGGAAGGATTAAGGATGCAATGAGGGTGCAGTGCGTGCCTCAGATGGTTATAGCGTGGTATGACATTGTTTCGATGTATAAGAATTCAGAGCCTGACCTATGTTCTAGTGTTTTGAATTCTATGAGCAAGTACGTTTCGTGGATTGACATAGGGTTGATAGCTAATGATGCATTTACTCGGTTGCTGTTTGAACTTATGTTGGTGGATGGGTTAGCAGATCAGCTCCGAGCTGCTGCGTCTGGTGCTGTTCTTGCGGTGGTATCAAAAAGGATGGAGTATAAATCAAAGCTTGCTCTTTTGCAAGGCCTTCAGATATCTAGGGTATTTAGGTTGGTTACGGATGATAGTGGCTCGGAGTTGGCTTCTGGTGTGGCTTCTTTGCTCACAGGGTATGCAGTTGAAGTTTTGGAATGTTCTAAGCATTTGAAACCAGAGGATGGTAAAGAAGTTGCTGTAGAACTTCTGAATGAGGTTTTGCCATCAGTTTTCAATATTATCCAGAATGGCGAAGTCGATTCATCATTTAGCATTGTGCACTTTCTCTCAGTTTATGTTGGTACAATGAAGAACTCCACATTGACAGACCGACAGCTGCTTCATTTAAGCCAAATACTGGAAGAGATTCGAATGCAGATTCAATTTGATCCCATGTATCGAAATAATCTGGACATACTGGACAAGATTGGACAGCAAGAAGCAGATAGGATGGCGGAGTTTCGGAAGGATTTGTTTGTATTGTTCCGAAATGTTGGCCGTGTTGCATCGGATCTTACTCAGGTGTTCATAAAAAACTCACTGGGTAATTCTATGTCATCCACAGAAGATAGAAATGTTGAAGAAGTTGAGGCTTCTCTTTCCTTATTATATGCGCTCGGCGAATCATTAAATGATGATGCTATGAGGGTGGGTAATGGTCTACTTGGTGAATTGATACCAATGCTGTTATCAACGCGATTTCCTTGCCACTCCAATAGGCTCGTTGCGCATGTGTATTTGGATATAATAACAAGATACGTGAAGTTTGTATCAGAGAATACACAATATATTCCAATTGCACTGCGTGCCTTTCTTGATGAGAGAGGTATACACCATCCAAATGTGAATGTCAGCAGAAGGGCGAGTTATCTCTTCATGAGGGTTGTGAAATTGCTAAAAGCAAAGCTTGTGCCTTACATTGAGACGATCTTGCAG AGCCTACAGGATACAGTTGCCCAATTCACAAGAATGGGCAGGGTCTCAAACGATGTTTCAGTATCTGAAGATGGAAGTCACATTTTTGAG GCAATTGGCTTGTTAATTGGGATGGAAGATGTACCCCTTGAGAAACAGTCTGATTATCTCTCGTCATTGCTGACTCCTCTTTGCCAGCAG GTTGAGGTGGCCCTCTTAAATGCTAAGCCTCAGCATCCTGAAGAGTCTCTTCTGCAGATTGAAAATATGCAGCAAACAGTTATGGCTATTAATGCCCTTAGCAAG GGCTTCAGTCAGCGTCTGGTAACTACCACCCGCCCTGGAATTGGTCTCATGTTCAAAAAG ACTTTGGATATCCTCCTGCAAATTCTTGTTGTCTTCCCGAAGGTAGAGCCCCTGCGAAGTAAG GTTACATCTTTCATTCATCGTATGGTCGACATTCTAGGACCTTCTATATTTCCTTATCTTCCAAATGCACTGGGCCAGTTGCTAATAGAAAGTGAG CCCAAGGAACTGGTGGGTTTTCTTGTACTTCTGAATCAGCTCATCTGCAAATTTGCTACCGAAGCCCATGACATCTTGGAAGCTGTGTACCCTGTTATTGCTAGTAGGGTATTCAGTATTCTCCCAAGGAATGATATTCAGTCAGGGCCAGGCAGCTGCGGTGAG GAAATTCGCGAATTGCAAGAGCTTCAAAAAACATTctttatatttctaaatgtaaTTGCTACACACGAGCTTTCGTCAGTCTTCTTGTCCCCTAAATGTGCTCCGCACCTTGAGTTGATGATGCATTTGCTGTTACATAATTCTTGCAATCATAAGGATATCAATATTAGAAAG GCATGTGTTCAAGTATTCATTAGGCTAATCAAGGATTGGTGCTCTGGTCCTTATGGCAAAGAATCG GTGCCTGGTTTTCAGAAGTTCATAATCGAGACATTTGCAGTCAATTGTTGCCTGTACAGTGTGCTTGATAAATCCTTTGAGTTTCGTGATGCAAATACT GTCCTCTTATTTGGTGAAATAGTAACTGCCCAAAAGGTCATGTATGAGAAATTTGGCAATgattttcttcttcaattcgtaTCAAAGTgttttccaagtatacattgcCCCCAAGACTTGGCCGAACAGTATTGTCAAACGCTGCAG GCAGCTCAGTTATTTGGTCCGTTGTTATGTTGTGTTCGTTATTAG
- the LOC121797740 gene encoding exportin-T-like isoform X1: MDDLEKAILISFDESGTINSVLKEQAAAFIQQVKDRPSICSICIEKFCVSNLVEVKFWCLQCLHEILRVRYPSMSLEEKDLIRKSVFSMACGEPVHANDTNAARIFESPSFVKNKLSQVFVTLISYEYPEIWQSVFVDFLHKLSKGAAVIDMFCRVLNVMDDELISLDYPRSGDDVAKAGRIKDAMRVQCVPQMVIAWYDIVSMYKNSEPDLCSSVLNSMSKYVSWIDIGLIANDAFTRLLFELMLVDGLADQLRAAASGAVLAVVSKRMEYKSKLALLQGLQISRVFRLVTDDSGSELASGVASLLTGYAVEVLECSKHLKPEDGKEVAVELLNEVLPSVFNIIQNGEVDSSFSIVHFLSVYVGTMKNSTLTDRQLLHLSQILEEIRMQIQFDPMYRNNLDILDKIGQQEADRMAEFRKDLFVLFRNVGRVASDLTQVFIKNSLGNSMSSTEDRNVEEVEASLSLLYALGESLNDDAMRVGNGLLGELIPMLLSTRFPCHSNRLVAHVYLDIITRYVKFVSENTQYIPIALRAFLDERGIHHPNVNVSRRASYLFMRVVKLLKAKLVPYIETILQSLQDTVAQFTRMGRVSNDVSVSEDGSHIFEAIGLLIGMEDVPLEKQSDYLSSLLTPLCQQVEVALLNAKPQHPEESLLQIENMQQTVMAINALSKGFSQRLVTTTRPGIGLMFKKTLDILLQILVVFPKVEPLRSKVTSFIHRMVDILGPSIFPYLPNALGQLLIESEPKELVGFLVLLNQLICKFATEAHDILEAVYPVIASRVFSILPRNDIQSGPGSCGEEIRELQELQKTFFIFLNVIATHELSSVFLSPKCAPHLELMMHLLLHNSCNHKDINIRKACVQVFIRLIKDWCSGPYGKESVPGFQKFIIETFAVNCCLYSVLDKSFEFRDANTVLLFGEIVTAQKVMYEKFGNDFLLQFVSKCFPSIHCPQDLAEQYCQTLQTSLFNIYPSKISFRVHIIRWSPWMVEIRGCSLFPCDFSFVSFTSSKGEYQQRTPSRRRCLWTSGYSFHIMRK, translated from the exons ATGGATGATCTGGAAAAGGCCATTCTGATAAGCTTTGATGAATCCGGTACGATTAATTCGGTGCTAAAAGAACAAGCAGCTGCCTTTATTCAGCAAGTTAAGGATAGGCCGTCAATTTGTAGCATTTGTATAGAAAAGTTTTGTGTTTCGAACCTAGTGGAGGTTAAGTTTTGGTGTTTGCAGTGCCTCCATGAGATTCTTCGAGTTAGGTACCCTTCAATGTCATTGGAGGAGAAGGATTTGATTCGGAAATCCGTGTTTTCGATGGCGTGTGGAGAACCTGTCCATGCCAATGACACTAATGCGGCGAGGATTTTCGAGAGCCCTTCGTTTGTAAAGAATAAGCTTTCTCAGGTTTTTGTGACATTGATTAGTTATGAGTATCCGGAAATCTGGCAATCTGTTTTTGTTGATTTCTTGCATAAACTGAGTAAAGGAGCTGCTGTGATTGATATGTTTTGTCGAGTTTTGAATGTGATGGATGATGAGTTAATTAGCTTGGATTATCCGCGCAGTGGGGATGATGTGGCTAAGGCGGGAAGGATTAAGGATGCAATGAGGGTGCAGTGCGTGCCTCAGATGGTTATAGCGTGGTATGACATTGTTTCGATGTATAAGAATTCAGAGCCTGACCTATGTTCTAGTGTTTTGAATTCTATGAGCAAGTACGTTTCGTGGATTGACATAGGGTTGATAGCTAATGATGCATTTACTCGGTTGCTGTTTGAACTTATGTTGGTGGATGGGTTAGCAGATCAGCTCCGAGCTGCTGCGTCTGGTGCTGTTCTTGCGGTGGTATCAAAAAGGATGGAGTATAAATCAAAGCTTGCTCTTTTGCAAGGCCTTCAGATATCTAGGGTATTTAGGTTGGTTACGGATGATAGTGGCTCGGAGTTGGCTTCTGGTGTGGCTTCTTTGCTCACAGGGTATGCAGTTGAAGTTTTGGAATGTTCTAAGCATTTGAAACCAGAGGATGGTAAAGAAGTTGCTGTAGAACTTCTGAATGAGGTTTTGCCATCAGTTTTCAATATTATCCAGAATGGCGAAGTCGATTCATCATTTAGCATTGTGCACTTTCTCTCAGTTTATGTTGGTACAATGAAGAACTCCACATTGACAGACCGACAGCTGCTTCATTTAAGCCAAATACTGGAAGAGATTCGAATGCAGATTCAATTTGATCCCATGTATCGAAATAATCTGGACATACTGGACAAGATTGGACAGCAAGAAGCAGATAGGATGGCGGAGTTTCGGAAGGATTTGTTTGTATTGTTCCGAAATGTTGGCCGTGTTGCATCGGATCTTACTCAGGTGTTCATAAAAAACTCACTGGGTAATTCTATGTCATCCACAGAAGATAGAAATGTTGAAGAAGTTGAGGCTTCTCTTTCCTTATTATATGCGCTCGGCGAATCATTAAATGATGATGCTATGAGGGTGGGTAATGGTCTACTTGGTGAATTGATACCAATGCTGTTATCAACGCGATTTCCTTGCCACTCCAATAGGCTCGTTGCGCATGTGTATTTGGATATAATAACAAGATACGTGAAGTTTGTATCAGAGAATACACAATATATTCCAATTGCACTGCGTGCCTTTCTTGATGAGAGAGGTATACACCATCCAAATGTGAATGTCAGCAGAAGGGCGAGTTATCTCTTCATGAGGGTTGTGAAATTGCTAAAAGCAAAGCTTGTGCCTTACATTGAGACGATCTTGCAG AGCCTACAGGATACAGTTGCCCAATTCACAAGAATGGGCAGGGTCTCAAACGATGTTTCAGTATCTGAAGATGGAAGTCACATTTTTGAG GCAATTGGCTTGTTAATTGGGATGGAAGATGTACCCCTTGAGAAACAGTCTGATTATCTCTCGTCATTGCTGACTCCTCTTTGCCAGCAG GTTGAGGTGGCCCTCTTAAATGCTAAGCCTCAGCATCCTGAAGAGTCTCTTCTGCAGATTGAAAATATGCAGCAAACAGTTATGGCTATTAATGCCCTTAGCAAG GGCTTCAGTCAGCGTCTGGTAACTACCACCCGCCCTGGAATTGGTCTCATGTTCAAAAAG ACTTTGGATATCCTCCTGCAAATTCTTGTTGTCTTCCCGAAGGTAGAGCCCCTGCGAAGTAAG GTTACATCTTTCATTCATCGTATGGTCGACATTCTAGGACCTTCTATATTTCCTTATCTTCCAAATGCACTGGGCCAGTTGCTAATAGAAAGTGAG CCCAAGGAACTGGTGGGTTTTCTTGTACTTCTGAATCAGCTCATCTGCAAATTTGCTACCGAAGCCCATGACATCTTGGAAGCTGTGTACCCTGTTATTGCTAGTAGGGTATTCAGTATTCTCCCAAGGAATGATATTCAGTCAGGGCCAGGCAGCTGCGGTGAG GAAATTCGCGAATTGCAAGAGCTTCAAAAAACATTctttatatttctaaatgtaaTTGCTACACACGAGCTTTCGTCAGTCTTCTTGTCCCCTAAATGTGCTCCGCACCTTGAGTTGATGATGCATTTGCTGTTACATAATTCTTGCAATCATAAGGATATCAATATTAGAAAG GCATGTGTTCAAGTATTCATTAGGCTAATCAAGGATTGGTGCTCTGGTCCTTATGGCAAAGAATCG GTGCCTGGTTTTCAGAAGTTCATAATCGAGACATTTGCAGTCAATTGTTGCCTGTACAGTGTGCTTGATAAATCCTTTGAGTTTCGTGATGCAAATACT GTCCTCTTATTTGGTGAAATAGTAACTGCCCAAAAGGTCATGTATGAGAAATTTGGCAATgattttcttcttcaattcgtaTCAAAGTgttttccaagtatacattgcCCCCAAGACTTGGCCGAACAGTATTGTCAAACGCTGCAG ACGTCGCTGTTCAATATTTATCCATCAAAG ATCTCTTTTCGTGTACATATCATTCGTTGGTCACCATGGATGGTGGAGATCCGTGGATGTTCGTTATTTCCATGTGACTTCAGTTTTGTTTCGTTCACATCATCTAAGGGAGAGTATCAGCAAAGAACGCCCTCAAGAAGGCGATGCCTCTGGACCTCAGGTTATAGCTTCCATATAATGAGGAAATAG